A genomic region of Limnohabitans curvus contains the following coding sequences:
- a CDS encoding Lrp/AsnC family transcriptional regulator, whose translation MKQEFLDETDLKLLDALQHDATLSNVALAERFKISPPTCLRRVKRLTDEGWIERQIAVLNADKLGAALGHGLTSLVEVTLDAQGAEHLDAFEQRAIADESVQQCWRVSPGPDFVLVVQAVDMPDYLAITQRLLTQDANVRNVKAFFATKRAKFTSTWPVLRSS comes from the coding sequence ATGAAACAAGAATTTCTAGATGAAACCGATCTGAAGCTGCTCGACGCCTTGCAGCACGACGCCACGCTCAGCAACGTGGCCTTGGCCGAACGCTTCAAAATCTCACCGCCCACCTGCCTGCGCCGCGTCAAGCGCCTGACAGACGAGGGTTGGATTGAGCGACAAATCGCCGTGCTCAACGCCGACAAATTGGGCGCGGCCTTGGGCCACGGCCTGACCTCTTTGGTGGAAGTCACGCTAGACGCACAAGGTGCCGAACACCTAGACGCCTTCGAGCAACGCGCCATCGCCGACGAGTCTGTGCAGCAATGTTGGCGCGTGTCGCCTGGGCCCGACTTTGTGTTGGTCGTGCAAGCTGTGGACATGCCCGACTACCTGGCCATCACGCAACGCCTGCTGACGCAAGATGCGAATGTGCGAAATGTGAAAGCGTTTTTTGCAACCAAGCGGGCGAAGTTCACCAGCACTTGGCCGGTCTTGCGCTCGTCATAA
- a CDS encoding DUF6279 family lipoprotein has protein sequence MITTSKAFMSFILILRRIIRHASVWLALATFVGLSGCSTIKLVYNNSDDLVYWWLDSYADLQDGQKQLTRDALTELQRWHRQQQLPEYVALLKRMQAMALNDITPAQVCAVTEDMKGSFIRVLRHMEPTSAQLSSQLNADQLRSVRKRFDKTNKTWKEDWLDPNAEDRLRYRTKQATNRLEDFYGRLEKSQRETLQQWLSSSIFDPALSYAERERRQADTLQTLQRIAQEGNAPSKQEQAQSWLRGLVDRSFNSPNERYRAYNLELWSENCAGFAKLHNSTTPAQRQRMLEALRGYEQDFRTLMTQK, from the coding sequence ATGATCACCACATCCAAAGCCTTCATGTCATTCATCCTTATCTTGCGCAGAATTATCCGCCATGCCTCTGTCTGGTTGGCGTTGGCAACGTTCGTCGGTTTGAGTGGTTGCAGCACCATCAAGTTGGTCTACAACAACAGCGATGACTTGGTTTACTGGTGGCTCGACAGCTATGCCGATTTGCAAGACGGCCAAAAGCAACTCACGCGCGACGCGCTGACCGAGCTGCAGCGCTGGCATCGCCAACAGCAGTTGCCCGAATATGTGGCCTTGCTCAAGCGCATGCAAGCGATGGCGCTCAATGACATCACGCCTGCGCAAGTGTGCGCGGTAACTGAGGACATGAAGGGCAGTTTTATTCGCGTGCTGCGCCACATGGAGCCCACATCAGCCCAACTCTCCAGTCAGCTCAATGCAGACCAACTGCGTAGCGTGCGCAAACGTTTTGATAAGACCAACAAAACTTGGAAAGAAGATTGGCTTGACCCCAATGCCGAAGATCGTCTGCGCTATCGCACCAAGCAAGCGACCAATCGCCTCGAAGATTTTTATGGTCGCTTGGAGAAATCACAGCGCGAAACACTGCAGCAATGGCTGAGCAGCTCGATCTTTGACCCAGCGCTCAGCTACGCCGAGCGTGAGCGCCGCCAAGCCGACACGCTGCAAACTTTGCAACGCATTGCGCAAGAAGGCAACGCACCGAGCAAACAAGAACAAGCGCAAAGCTGGCTGCGAGGTTTGGTTGACCGAAGTTTCAACTCTCCCAACGAACGCTACCGCGCCTACAACCTTGAACTGTGGAGCGAAAACTGTGCAGGCTTTGCCAAGCTGCACAACAGCACCACGCCCGCACAGCGCCAACGCATGTTGGAAGCCCTACGCGGCTACGAGCAAGACTTCAGAACGTTGATGACGCAAAAATAA
- the glmU gene encoding bifunctional UDP-N-acetylglucosamine diphosphorylase/glucosamine-1-phosphate N-acetyltransferase GlmU, whose product MKALDVVIMAAGKGTRMKSSMPKVLHRLAGKALVQHVIDTARTLKARHTIVITGHGADQVEPALLSANPNDKLQFARQMPQLGTGHAVQQTVPLLADDAVVVVLSGDVPLTQADTLQALIDLCDGKQLALLTIAFDDPTGYGRIVRSPSGQVHAIVEHKDANDEQRAINEVYSGIMAVPAKLLKPWLARLDNNNAQQEFYLTDVVKFAESDGVPVVAHKIKDVAQVAGVNSPTQLAELERTFQLRQAQAFMADGVRIIDPARFDVRGTLTCGQDVEIDVNCIFQGNVSLGHGVKIGANCVIANCVIEAGAVIHPFTHIDGEKLGVTVGEGALIGPFARLRPGAQLAAEVHIGNFVEVKNSTMAKGSKANHLAYLGDATVGERVNYGAGSITANYDGANKHRTVIEADVHVGSNCVLVAPVTIGAGGTVGGGSTITKSTEAGALSVARGKQVSIANYKRPEKKPKA is encoded by the coding sequence ATGAAGGCTTTGGATGTGGTGATCATGGCGGCCGGTAAAGGCACCCGTATGAAGAGCAGTATGCCTAAGGTTTTGCACCGCTTGGCGGGCAAGGCTTTGGTGCAGCATGTGATTGACACAGCCCGTACCTTGAAAGCGCGCCACACCATCGTCATCACCGGACACGGGGCCGACCAAGTCGAACCCGCCTTGCTGTCGGCCAACCCCAACGACAAGCTGCAGTTCGCCCGCCAAATGCCTCAGCTCGGTACAGGTCATGCGGTGCAGCAAACCGTGCCCTTGTTGGCCGATGACGCGGTGGTGGTGGTGCTCTCGGGCGATGTGCCCTTGACGCAAGCCGACACCTTGCAGGCGCTGATCGACCTGTGCGACGGCAAGCAGCTCGCGTTGTTGACGATTGCGTTTGACGACCCCACCGGCTACGGCCGAATCGTGCGCAGCCCCAGCGGCCAAGTGCACGCCATCGTCGAGCACAAAGACGCCAACGATGAACAGCGCGCGATCAATGAGGTGTACAGCGGCATCATGGCCGTGCCCGCCAAATTGCTCAAACCATGGCTGGCCCGCTTGGACAACAACAACGCGCAGCAAGAGTTTTATTTGACCGATGTCGTCAAGTTTGCCGAGTCCGATGGCGTGCCCGTGGTGGCGCACAAAATCAAAGACGTGGCGCAAGTCGCGGGCGTCAACAGCCCCACGCAGTTGGCCGAGCTGGAGCGCACGTTTCAGCTGCGCCAAGCGCAAGCGTTCATGGCCGACGGCGTGCGCATCATCGACCCCGCACGCTTTGATGTGCGCGGCACGTTGACTTGCGGTCAAGACGTTGAGATTGATGTGAACTGCATCTTTCAAGGCAATGTGTCACTCGGTCACGGCGTGAAGATTGGCGCGAATTGCGTGATCGCCAACTGCGTCATTGAGGCTGGCGCGGTGATTCACCCTTTCACCCACATCGACGGTGAAAAGCTGGGCGTGACCGTGGGCGAGGGCGCATTGATTGGCCCGTTTGCCCGTTTGCGCCCCGGCGCGCAGTTGGCCGCCGAGGTGCACATTGGCAACTTTGTGGAAGTCAAAAACTCAACGATGGCCAAGGGTTCAAAAGCCAACCACTTGGCCTACTTGGGCGACGCCACCGTGGGCGAACGCGTCAACTACGGCGCAGGCAGCATCACCGCCAACTACGATGGGGCCAACAAACACCGCACCGTCATCGAAGCCGATGTGCATGTGGGCAGCAACTGCGTGTTGGTGGCCCCCGTCACCATAGGCGCGGGCGGCACAGTGGGCGGTGGCTCGACCATCACCAAGAGCACCGAGGCTGGCGCTTTGAGCGTGGCGCGGGGTAAGCAGGTGAGCATTGCTAATTACAAACGGCCTGAGAAAAAGCCCAAGGCTTGA
- a CDS encoding lytic transglycosylase domain-containing protein yields the protein MKFRVIVSLFASVFVTLATVQPSFAAPSGSNAQADAVITDMAQAFKRGDRKRLTALLPQAKGHTLEPWAAYWELKARLDEASSQEVRAFFNRYPATYQEDRLRNDWLLLLGQRRDWTTLSDEHPHYRMRDDRELRCYFLTIELLEKGPQASASIADEVRKNWMGMKEADDGCTLAADRLYFTKQFTSLDIWRKARLMVEHNRPRTARNAVQIVAPEVANVVPDAINNAEKFLAKHIAAPQKVRQELVVMALVKVATTDPDKADKLMRNKWQPYLTTEERHWVWGVIGRQSAMRLDDDALTHFARVAHDKDLNDDMLGWKVRAALRAGNTPKWPVVENAINAMSADARKDPTWIYWHARALLARKKVTPPIQQEANAMLEGIAGVRGFYEQLALEELGRKVTAPARPPAPTAEEMEVAKRNPSLQRALYAIGMGLRSEGVREWNYATNLVNAEGKAGLMSDRDLLAAAQLACDNQVWDRCINTSERTRQVMDFEQRFPMPHKDAVVARAKTINLDPAYVYGLIRQESRFVTDARSGVGASGLMQVMPATAKWTARKIGLTGFTPDQITDRDTNIAIGTGYLKLVLDSFEGSMPLAAGAYNAGPSRSRRWRAPNDGTGPVLEGAIWAENVPFNETRDYVKKVLSNTTNYAALITGQPQSLKARLGLVGPRDTTAPAENLELP from the coding sequence ATGAAGTTTCGAGTCATTGTGTCATTGTTTGCCAGCGTTTTCGTGACGTTGGCCACCGTTCAACCCAGCTTTGCGGCGCCTTCGGGCAGCAACGCACAGGCAGATGCCGTCATCACCGACATGGCTCAAGCCTTCAAGCGCGGCGACCGCAAACGCTTGACCGCGCTGCTGCCACAAGCGAAAGGCCATACGCTCGAACCTTGGGCAGCTTATTGGGAACTGAAAGCCCGGCTGGACGAAGCGTCGTCTCAGGAAGTCCGCGCCTTCTTCAACCGCTACCCCGCCACTTACCAAGAAGACCGTCTGCGCAACGACTGGCTGCTGCTTTTGGGGCAACGCCGTGACTGGACCACCCTCAGCGACGAGCACCCACACTACCGCATGCGTGATGACCGCGAACTGCGCTGCTACTTCTTAACCATTGAGCTGCTGGAAAAAGGCCCACAAGCCAGTGCGTCCATTGCCGATGAGGTGCGCAAAAACTGGATGGGCATGAAAGAAGCGGACGACGGCTGCACCTTGGCCGCTGACCGCCTGTACTTCACCAAACAATTCACCTCACTCGACATTTGGCGCAAAGCCCGTTTGATGGTGGAACACAACCGTCCCCGCACTGCGCGTAACGCCGTTCAAATTGTGGCTCCTGAGGTAGCCAACGTGGTACCCGATGCCATCAACAACGCTGAAAAGTTTTTGGCCAAACACATCGCCGCACCACAGAAAGTGCGTCAAGAGTTGGTGGTCATGGCTCTCGTCAAAGTGGCCACGACTGACCCTGACAAAGCCGACAAGCTGATGCGCAACAAGTGGCAGCCCTACCTCACCACGGAAGAACGTCACTGGGTGTGGGGCGTGATTGGCCGTCAATCCGCCATGCGCTTAGATGACGACGCTTTGACCCATTTCGCACGCGTGGCGCATGACAAAGACTTGAATGACGACATGCTGGGCTGGAAAGTGCGCGCTGCTTTGCGCGCCGGCAACACGCCCAAGTGGCCTGTGGTCGAAAACGCCATCAATGCCATGAGCGCCGATGCACGCAAAGACCCCACTTGGATTTACTGGCACGCACGTGCACTGCTGGCCCGCAAGAAAGTCACACCGCCAATTCAACAAGAAGCCAATGCCATGCTCGAGGGCATTGCTGGTGTGCGCGGTTTTTACGAACAGCTCGCCCTCGAAGAGCTGGGCCGCAAAGTGACTGCACCTGCACGCCCACCGGCCCCCACTGCCGAAGAAATGGAAGTCGCGAAACGCAACCCATCGTTGCAACGTGCGCTCTACGCCATTGGCATGGGCTTGCGCTCTGAAGGCGTGCGCGAGTGGAACTACGCCACCAACCTCGTCAACGCCGAAGGCAAAGCTGGCTTGATGAGCGACCGCGATCTGCTGGCCGCTGCCCAACTCGCCTGCGACAACCAAGTATGGGACCGCTGCATCAACACCAGCGAACGCACCCGACAAGTGATGGACTTTGAGCAACGCTTCCCCATGCCGCACAAAGACGCCGTTGTCGCACGTGCCAAAACCATCAACCTCGACCCCGCTTATGTGTACGGCCTGATTCGACAAGAAAGCCGCTTCGTCACCGATGCCCGCTCGGGCGTGGGTGCCTCGGGCCTCATGCAGGTCATGCCCGCCACCGCCAAGTGGACCGCTCGCAAAATTGGTTTGACGGGCTTCACCCCTGATCAAATCACGGACCGCGACACCAACATCGCCATCGGCACCGGGTACTTGAAATTGGTGCTCGACAGCTTTGAGGGGTCCATGCCGCTGGCAGCTGGTGCATACAACGCAGGCCCCAGTCGCTCACGCCGCTGGCGTGCGCCCAACGATGGCACAGGCCCTGTGCTAGAAGGTGCCATCTGGGCAGAGAACGTGCCCTTCAATGAGACCCGCGACTATGTGAAAAAAGTGCTGTCCAACACCACCAACTACGCCGCACTCATCACGGGTCAGCCCCAATCCCTCAAGGCCAGATTAGGTTTGGTGGGGCCACGTGATACCACGGCACCTGCAGAAAACTTAGAGTTACCTTGA
- a CDS encoding DMT family transporter yields the protein MTSQQKSHPALLGISLLLIAMACFAILDTTTKRVTTVVPVMMAIWARYFFQAVLTTAVVLPLKGLGVLKTNNPRQQLTRGVLLTVVTGLAFSSLRFLPVGEFTAIVMTVPLLVTLLAARLLGEHVSAQRVWLVCGGFVGTLIIVRPGTDVFGWPLLIPLALVIVNAAFQLLTSKMTRTEDAMTTQFYTTWVGTALTSVPLFWFWVPISDTRVLLELVLMGVAGCVGHFLLIMAFERSPAGTLMPYMYAQIGFAMLGGWWVFDHVPDHLSMMGIGLIALCGTAGGLLTVYELRQKTQS from the coding sequence ATGACGTCTCAGCAAAAATCACACCCCGCACTTTTGGGCATCAGTTTGTTGCTCATTGCCATGGCGTGCTTCGCCATTTTGGACACCACCACCAAACGCGTGACCACAGTCGTGCCTGTGATGATGGCGATTTGGGCGCGTTACTTCTTCCAAGCCGTGCTCACCACGGCGGTGGTGTTGCCCCTCAAAGGCTTGGGCGTGCTCAAAACCAACAACCCACGCCAGCAACTCACACGCGGTGTGTTGTTGACTGTGGTGACAGGGTTGGCCTTTTCGAGCTTGCGGTTTTTGCCCGTGGGCGAATTCACCGCGATTGTGATGACCGTGCCGTTGCTGGTCACCTTGTTGGCGGCACGTCTGTTGGGTGAGCATGTGTCGGCGCAGCGTGTGTGGTTGGTGTGTGGCGGCTTTGTTGGCACGCTCATCATCGTGCGCCCTGGCACTGATGTGTTTGGCTGGCCGCTACTTATTCCGCTGGCCTTGGTCATCGTGAACGCGGCGTTTCAGTTGCTCACCAGCAAAATGACGCGCACCGAAGACGCCATGACCACGCAGTTCTACACCACATGGGTGGGTACGGCATTGACCTCTGTGCCCTTGTTTTGGTTTTGGGTGCCCATCAGCGACACGCGGGTGTTGTTGGAGTTGGTGCTCATGGGCGTTGCCGGGTGCGTGGGACATTTCTTGCTCATCATGGCGTTTGAACGCTCACCCGCAGGCACTTTGATGCCGTACATGTATGCGCAAATTGGTTTTGCGATGTTGGGCGGTTGGTGGGTGTTTGACCATGTGCCCGATCATCTGTCGATGATGGGCATTGGCTTGATTGCGCTGTGTGGCACCGCGGGCGGTTTGCTGACCGTTTATGAGCTGCGCCAAAAAACGCAGTCTTGA
- a CDS encoding 5-formyltetrahydrofolate cyclo-ligase, with protein sequence MDKKTLRQQLIEERLNLPDRLARADMLQRVMRIWLFDRPDTVIGAYWPIKGEFDPLPVLHRWKEDGELLDEPQRRRIGLPVVDKAHKTLTFHAWYPGCPMEEDAYGIPKPKDTEVVVPTLLFVPCVGYGPGGFRLGYGGGFYDRTLATLQPKPVTAGLGFTHGFLPDLMPEPHDMPLDALLNDNGVVWPMS encoded by the coding sequence GTGGACAAAAAAACCTTGCGCCAGCAGCTCATTGAAGAGCGTTTGAACTTGCCCGACCGGCTGGCTCGGGCCGACATGTTGCAACGCGTGATGCGCATTTGGCTGTTCGATCGCCCAGACACGGTGATCGGTGCCTACTGGCCCATCAAAGGCGAATTTGACCCGCTGCCCGTGCTGCACCGCTGGAAAGAAGATGGCGAGTTGCTGGACGAGCCACAGCGCCGGCGCATTGGCCTGCCCGTGGTGGACAAGGCGCACAAAACACTGACCTTTCACGCTTGGTACCCCGGCTGTCCGATGGAAGAAGATGCCTACGGCATTCCCAAACCCAAAGATACCGAGGTGGTGGTGCCCACTTTGTTGTTTGTGCCCTGCGTGGGCTATGGCCCTGGTGGTTTCCGTTTGGGCTACGGCGGTGGTTTTTACGACCGCACGCTGGCGACGCTGCAACCCAAACCCGTGACTGCTGGCTTGGGCTTTACCCATGGCTTCTTGCCAGACCTGATGCCTGAACCACACGACATGCCGCTGGATGCGCTGCTCAATGACAACGGGGTGGTTTGGCCAATGAGCTAA
- the glmS gene encoding glutamine--fructose-6-phosphate transaminase (isomerizing) yields MCGIVGAVSTRNIVPILVQGLQRLEYRGYDSCGVAVHSASLGAKQGGLQRARSTARVSELMDQVKADHIEGGIGIAHTRWATHGAPAVHNAHPHFSHGTGAGAGVYTGDVPNKAGQNEKATPNKPGRVALVHNGIIENHDELRAALQAKGYEFLSQTDTEVIAHLVDSLYNGDLFEAVKAAIVQLHGAYAIAVFHKDEPHRVIGARAGSPLILGVGKEHSETFLASDAMALAGVTDQIVYLEEGDVVDIQIGKYWVQDRNHKAVTREVKTVQAHSGAAELGPYRHYMQKEIFEQPRAIADTLEGIEGITPELFGDGAYSVFKAVDNVLILACGTSYYSGCVAKYWIEAIAKIPCQVEIASEYRYRESVPNPDSLVVTISQSGETADTLAALRHAQGLGMDKTLTICNVSTSAMVRECKLAYVTRAGAEIGVASTKAFTTQLAGLFLLTLALAQTKGRLSDEEEAKHIKDMRHLPAALQAVLALEPQLIAWSQDFASKENALFLGRGTHYPIALEGALKLKEITYIHAEAYAAGELKHGPLALVTSAMPVVTVAPNDALLEKLKSNMQEVRARGGVLYVLADGDTKIESSEGVNVIRMPEHYGVLSPILHVVPLQLLSYHTACARGTDVDKPRNLAKSVTVE; encoded by the coding sequence ATGTGTGGCATCGTCGGCGCAGTTTCTACCCGCAACATCGTTCCCATCCTCGTGCAAGGTTTGCAGCGGCTGGAATACCGTGGCTACGACTCCTGCGGCGTGGCGGTGCACTCGGCCAGTTTGGGCGCCAAGCAAGGCGGCTTGCAACGCGCGCGCAGCACGGCACGCGTGTCTGAGTTGATGGACCAAGTCAAGGCCGACCACATTGAAGGCGGCATTGGCATTGCGCACACACGTTGGGCCACGCACGGTGCGCCTGCGGTGCACAACGCGCATCCCCACTTCAGCCACGGCACGGGCGCTGGCGCGGGTGTTTACACAGGCGATGTGCCGAACAAAGCAGGCCAGAACGAGAAAGCCACCCCGAACAAGCCGGGCCGGGTGGCGCTGGTCCACAACGGCATCATCGAAAACCACGATGAGCTGCGCGCTGCACTGCAAGCCAAGGGCTACGAGTTCTTGAGCCAAACCGACACCGAAGTCATTGCCCACTTGGTGGACAGCCTCTACAACGGCGATCTGTTTGAAGCGGTCAAAGCCGCCATCGTGCAGCTGCACGGCGCGTACGCGATTGCCGTGTTTCACAAAGACGAACCGCACCGCGTCATCGGCGCACGCGCAGGCTCGCCGCTCATCTTGGGCGTGGGCAAAGAGCACAGCGAAACCTTCCTCGCCAGCGACGCCATGGCCTTGGCCGGTGTGACTGACCAAATCGTGTACCTCGAAGAAGGCGATGTGGTGGACATTCAAATCGGCAAATACTGGGTGCAAGACCGCAACCACAAAGCTGTGACACGCGAAGTTAAAACTGTGCAAGCGCACAGCGGCGCAGCCGAGTTGGGCCCTTACCGCCATTACATGCAAAAAGAAATCTTCGAGCAGCCGCGCGCCATTGCCGACACGCTCGAAGGTATTGAGGGCATCACGCCCGAGTTGTTTGGCGACGGCGCGTACTCGGTGTTCAAAGCCGTGGACAACGTGCTCATCCTCGCTTGCGGCACCAGCTATTACAGCGGCTGCGTGGCCAAGTATTGGATTGAGGCGATTGCCAAAATCCCTTGCCAAGTCGAGATCGCCAGCGAGTACCGCTACCGCGAATCCGTGCCCAACCCTGACAGCTTGGTAGTCACCATCAGCCAGTCGGGCGAGACGGCCGACACCTTGGCTGCGCTGCGTCATGCGCAAGGTTTGGGCATGGACAAAACGCTCACCATTTGCAACGTGTCCACCAGCGCCATGGTGCGCGAGTGCAAGCTGGCCTACGTCACACGCGCCGGCGCAGAGATTGGCGTGGCTTCCACCAAAGCTTTCACCACACAGCTGGCCGGTTTGTTCTTGCTCACCTTGGCCTTGGCACAAACCAAAGGCCGTTTGAGCGACGAAGAAGAAGCCAAGCACATCAAAGACATGCGCCACTTGCCCGCTGCTTTGCAAGCGGTGCTGGCGCTCGAGCCCCAGCTCATCGCGTGGTCGCAAGACTTTGCCAGCAAAGAAAACGCTTTGTTTTTGGGCCGTGGCACGCATTACCCCATCGCGCTCGAAGGCGCGTTGAAGCTCAAAGAAATCACTTACATCCACGCCGAGGCCTATGCTGCTGGCGAGTTGAAGCACGGGCCCTTGGCCTTGGTCACCAGCGCCATGCCCGTGGTGACGGTAGCGCCCAACGACGCCTTGCTGGAAAAGCTCAAAAGTAACATGCAAGAAGTGCGCGCCCGTGGCGGCGTGCTGTATGTGCTGGCCGATGGCGACACGAAGATTGAAAGCAGCGAAGGCGTGAATGTGATTCGCATGCCTGAGCACTACGGCGTGCTCTCACCCATCTTGCACGTCGTGCCCTTGCAGTTGCTGAGTTATCACACGGCTTGTGCGCGGGGGACGGATGTTGATAAACCTCGAAATTTAGCTAAGAGCGTAACTGTTGAGTGA
- a CDS encoding SET domain-containing protein, which translates to MSDPRIEVLSSRVHGKGVFALCGMAAGETVIEYVGEIISMAEAQRRHPHDPSNPEHTFYFHIDDARVIDGLYGGNASRWINHSCRPNCEPVEIKGRVFIKTRRQVWRGEELTFNYGLVSDEPMTDALKAKYTCRCGAKRCKGTMLA; encoded by the coding sequence TTGAGTGACCCTCGAATAGAAGTCCTCTCATCCCGCGTCCACGGCAAAGGCGTGTTCGCCCTGTGCGGGATGGCTGCGGGCGAAACGGTCATTGAATATGTGGGCGAAATCATTTCCATGGCCGAGGCGCAGCGCCGCCACCCGCATGACCCTAGTAATCCCGAGCACACGTTTTACTTTCACATCGACGATGCGCGGGTGATTGACGGCTTGTACGGCGGCAATGCGTCGCGTTGGATCAACCATTCGTGTCGCCCCAATTGCGAACCCGTAGAAATCAAAGGCCGTGTTTTCATCAAAACGCGTCGCCAAGTGTGGCGAGGCGAAGAGCTGACGTTCAACTATGGGCTGGTGAGCGATGAGCCCATGACCGACGCGCTCAAAGCCAAATACACCTGCCGCTGCGGGGCCAAGAGGTGCAAAGGCACAATGTTGGCCTGA
- a CDS encoding porin family protein — protein sequence MKTISRVLASLVLVATAGVASAQSAAKDFYVEGGLAPMKISGEGLGVTPLAARLTLGKNINDNLAVEGVYAFTVSKDSQTVDNTNVDIAVSGYGLYLKPKFAVAKDTEVFARVGYTSSKMTASVGRVSAESDTINSLSYGIGLQTSLTKDWYAQGDYMVFSKKDGITAKGFGVSVGYRF from the coding sequence ATGAAAACGATCAGCCGCGTGTTGGCTTCTCTCGTCTTGGTGGCTACGGCCGGTGTGGCTAGTGCCCAGTCTGCAGCAAAAGATTTTTATGTTGAAGGTGGCTTGGCGCCGATGAAGATTTCTGGTGAAGGCTTGGGCGTTACGCCATTGGCGGCGCGTTTGACTTTGGGGAAAAACATCAATGACAACTTGGCTGTTGAGGGTGTTTATGCCTTTACCGTATCTAAAGACAGCCAGACGGTTGACAACACAAATGTTGATATCGCAGTCTCAGGCTACGGTTTGTACCTGAAGCCAAAATTCGCAGTTGCGAAAGATACTGAGGTCTTTGCACGTGTCGGTTACACAAGCTCCAAAATGACGGCGTCTGTGGGTCGCGTCAGCGCAGAGAGCGATACGATCAACTCTTTGTCGTATGGCATTGGTTTGCAAACATCTTTGACCAAAGATTGGTATGCCCAAGGCGATTACATGGTGTTCTCTAAGAAAGATGGCATTACAGCCAAAGGCTTTGGCGTCTCTGTCGGATACCGCTTCTAA
- a CDS encoding lipocalin family protein, which translates to MRKFRWLVLCLSCVTLHAAAQSQAPSPAALPPVTTIATLDVQRYMGTWYEIAKFPNRFQRKCVANTRAHYLAQTDGSVQVLNSCTTANGSTIDALGLAKQVGPATSPKLQVRFAPAWLSWLPQVWGDYWVIDLDADYQLAAVSDAKREYLWVLSRTPRVPAKTYDGLIERLKAQGFDVQQLELTQQP; encoded by the coding sequence ATGCGCAAATTTCGCTGGCTCGTTCTGTGTTTGTCATGCGTCACACTGCATGCGGCGGCGCAATCGCAAGCGCCCTCGCCTGCGGCGTTGCCACCCGTGACCACCATTGCCACATTGGATGTGCAGCGCTACATGGGTACTTGGTACGAGATTGCCAAATTTCCCAACCGTTTTCAGCGCAAGTGCGTCGCCAACACGCGCGCGCACTATCTGGCGCAAACCGATGGCTCGGTACAAGTGCTCAACAGCTGCACCACAGCGAATGGCAGCACCATCGACGCATTGGGCTTGGCCAAACAAGTGGGTCCAGCCACGTCGCCCAAGCTGCAGGTGCGTTTTGCCCCCGCATGGCTGAGCTGGTTGCCACAGGTGTGGGGCGACTACTGGGTGATTGACCTGGATGCCGACTACCAACTAGCCGCTGTGAGCGATGCCAAACGCGAGTATCTGTGGGTGCTATCGCGCACGCCGCGCGTCCCTGCCAAGACCTATGACGGGCTGATCGAACGTTTGAAAGCGCAAGGCTTCGATGTGCAACAACTCGAGCTCACGCAACAGCCCTGA
- a CDS encoding HNH endonuclease, with protein sequence MSRLKLTRDKIYKTVSRQLHGVVPCWVCGEHVAHADATLEHIQPLSEGGNSHQDNLAISHDRCNNQRHIKAKAQA encoded by the coding sequence TTGAGTCGGCTCAAGCTCACCCGCGACAAGATCTATAAAACGGTATCGCGCCAATTGCATGGCGTGGTGCCGTGTTGGGTCTGCGGGGAGCATGTGGCACATGCCGATGCCACGCTAGAGCACATTCAGCCACTCAGCGAAGGCGGCAACAGCCATCAAGACAATTTGGCCATCAGCCACGACCGCTGCAACAACCAGCGCCACATCAAGGCCAAGGCTCAAGCTTGA